A window of Theropithecus gelada isolate Dixy chromosome 14, Tgel_1.0, whole genome shotgun sequence contains these coding sequences:
- the C14H11orf96 gene encoding uncharacterized protein C11orf96 homolog isoform X1: MAAKPGELMGICSSYQAVMPHFVCLADEFPQPVRPAKLSKGRGRLRRPRQSRFKTQPVTFDEIQEVEEEGVSPMEEEKAKKSAARVAAPCPCPMVCNSDFAHRSTVTPSAHPFTLTPTLSLNTFIIVRRGRWDLGRSAAAAAAASGGLIFIFALR; this comes from the exons ATGGCCGCCAAGCCCGGCGAGCTGATGGGCATCTGCTCCAGTTACCAGGCCGTGATGCCGCACTTCGTGTGCCTGGCCGACGAGTTCCCGCAGCCCGTGCGGCCCGCCAAGCTGTCCAAGGGCCGGGGCCGGCTGCGGCGGCCGCGCCAGTCTCGCTTCAAGACGCAGCCGGTGACCTTCGACGagatccaggaggtggaggaggagggggtgTCCCCCATGGAGGAGGAGAAGGCCAAGAAGTC GGCCGCCCGGGTCGCCGCTCCATGCCCTTGTCCGATGGTTTGCAACTCCGATTTTGCACACCGCTCCACCGTGACCCCCAGCGCACACCCGTTCACACTCACGCCAACACTCTCGCTGAACACTTTTATAATTGTTAGGCGTGGCCGTTGGGACTTGGGGCGCAGcgcagcagctgctgctgctgcgtcTGGAGgattgatatttatttttgcattgagATGA
- the C14H11orf96 gene encoding uncharacterized protein C11orf96 homolog isoform X2 translates to MAAKPGELMGICSSYQAVMPHFVCLADEFPQPVRPAKLSKGRGRLRRPRQSRFKTQPVTFDEIQEVEEEGVSPMEEEKAKKSFLQSLECLRRSTQSLSLQREQLSSCKLRNSLDSSDSDSAL, encoded by the coding sequence ATGGCCGCCAAGCCCGGCGAGCTGATGGGCATCTGCTCCAGTTACCAGGCCGTGATGCCGCACTTCGTGTGCCTGGCCGACGAGTTCCCGCAGCCCGTGCGGCCCGCCAAGCTGTCCAAGGGCCGGGGCCGGCTGCGGCGGCCGCGCCAGTCTCGCTTCAAGACGCAGCCGGTGACCTTCGACGagatccaggaggtggaggaggagggggtgTCCCCCATGGAGGAGGAGAAGGCCAAGAAGTCGTTCCTGCAGAGCCTGGAGTGCCTGCGCCGCAGCACGCAGAGCCTGTCGCTGCAGCGGGAGCAGCTCAGCAGCTGCAAACTGAGGAACAGCCTGGACTCCAGCGACTCCGACTCGGCCCTGTGA